The proteins below are encoded in one region of Limnohabitans sp. 63ED37-2:
- a CDS encoding ATP-binding protein: protein MNLPASSALDQLLAKVSQLVDRIESVLPQPLSAPNWSQAIAWRYRKRSSGHGVLEPVRHVAAMTLDDLKEIDDQKEKLQCNTEQFVHGRPANNVLLTGARGTGKSSLIKACLNTYAPQGLRLIEVDKEDLTDLPDIIEVVAGRPEKFVVYCDDLSFEDGEPGYKALKSILDGTVAASTPNVLVYATSNRRHLLPEYMSENLTYKHTDDGEVHPGEGVEEKISLSERFGLWISFYPFSQDEYLTIAGQWLSALGATPAQIASARPDALLWALERGSRSGRVAYQFARDMMGRQPTSP from the coding sequence ATGAACCTCCCCGCATCTTCTGCCTTGGACCAACTGCTGGCCAAAGTCAGCCAGCTGGTGGACCGCATCGAGTCGGTCTTGCCCCAGCCTCTGTCGGCACCCAATTGGTCGCAGGCCATTGCCTGGCGCTACCGCAAGCGCTCGTCCGGCCATGGCGTGCTCGAGCCGGTGCGCCATGTGGCGGCCATGACGCTCGATGACCTTAAGGAAATCGACGACCAAAAGGAAAAGCTGCAGTGCAACACCGAGCAGTTTGTGCACGGCCGTCCGGCCAACAACGTGCTGCTCACCGGCGCACGCGGCACCGGCAAGTCCTCGCTCATCAAGGCCTGCCTGAACACCTATGCCCCCCAAGGCCTGCGTTTGATTGAGGTCGACAAAGAAGATCTGACCGACCTGCCCGACATCATCGAAGTGGTGGCAGGTCGCCCCGAAAAGTTTGTGGTCTATTGCGACGACCTGAGCTTTGAAGACGGCGAGCCGGGCTACAAAGCGCTCAAGTCGATCTTGGACGGCACTGTGGCGGCTTCGACCCCCAATGTGTTGGTGTACGCCACCAGCAACCGCCGTCACCTGTTGCCCGAGTACATGAGCGAGAACCTCACTTACAAACACACCGACGACGGCGAGGTGCACCCGGGTGAAGGCGTGGAAGAAAAGATTTCCCTGTCCGAGCGCTTTGGCCTGTGGATCAGTTTCTACCCCTTCTCACAAGACGAGTACCTGACCATCGCGGGCCAGTGGCTTAGTGCTTTGGGGGCTACGCCCGCACAAATCGCCTCCGCCCGTCCAGACGCGCTGCTCTGGGCCTTGGAGCGCGGTTCGCGCAGTGGTCGTGTGGCCTACCAGTTTGCGCGGGACATGATGGGCCGCCAACCCACCTCACCGTGA
- a CDS encoding cytochrome b codes for MAEFKEISPNAPAGEKLLNWVDNRFPASKLYKEHLSEYYASKNLNFWYVFGALSLLVLVIQIVTGIFLVMHYKPDAALAFASVEYIMRDVPWGWLIRYMHSTGASAFFVVVYLHMFRGLMYGSYRKPRELVWIFGCAIFLVLMAEAFMGYLLPWGQMSYWGAQVIVNLFSAVPVIGPDLALLIRGDFVVGDATLNRFFSFHVIAVPLVLLGLVVAHIIALHEVGSNNPDGVEIKAANAPKDAKGNPLDGIPFHPYYTVHDIFSVSVFLMAFSAVVFFAPEFGGYFLEYNNFIPADPLTTPLHIAPVWYFTPFYSMLRAITTEMMYVLVLCVVVGAFLAVAKGKLPSLLKGGLVGATVVICALLLTIDAKFWGVVVMGAAVIILFFLPWLDYSPVKSIRYRPDWHKYVYAVFVINFLILGYLGVKPPSPIGERVSQVGTLFYFGFFLLMPWWSKLGTFKQVPDRVTFTPH; via the coding sequence ATGGCTGAATTCAAAGAAATCTCTCCGAACGCCCCCGCTGGCGAGAAGCTGCTCAATTGGGTGGACAACCGCTTTCCGGCTTCCAAGCTGTACAAGGAACACCTGTCCGAGTACTACGCCTCCAAAAACCTGAATTTTTGGTACGTTTTCGGTGCGCTGTCCCTGCTGGTGCTGGTGATCCAAATCGTGACCGGTATTTTCCTGGTCATGCATTACAAACCCGATGCGGCGCTGGCATTTGCCTCCGTCGAGTACATCATGCGTGATGTGCCATGGGGCTGGTTGATCCGTTACATGCACTCCACAGGCGCTTCGGCCTTTTTTGTGGTGGTTTACCTGCACATGTTCCGGGGTTTGATGTACGGTTCCTACCGCAAGCCGCGCGAGTTGGTCTGGATTTTTGGTTGTGCCATTTTCCTCGTGCTCATGGCCGAAGCCTTCATGGGTTACCTGCTGCCTTGGGGCCAGATGTCCTATTGGGGCGCCCAGGTGATCGTGAACCTGTTCTCAGCTGTGCCTGTGATCGGTCCTGATCTGGCCTTGCTGATCCGTGGCGACTTTGTGGTGGGCGATGCCACCTTGAACCGCTTCTTCAGCTTCCACGTCATTGCAGTGCCTCTGGTCCTGTTGGGCTTGGTGGTGGCGCACATCATTGCGCTGCATGAAGTCGGCTCCAACAACCCCGACGGCGTGGAAATCAAGGCTGCCAACGCACCCAAGGATGCCAAAGGCAATCCATTGGATGGCATCCCTTTCCATCCTTACTACACCGTTCACGACATCTTCTCTGTGAGCGTGTTTTTGATGGCTTTCAGCGCGGTGGTGTTCTTTGCCCCCGAGTTTGGTGGCTATTTCCTCGAATACAACAACTTCATCCCCGCTGACCCGCTGACCACGCCTTTGCACATTGCACCTGTGTGGTACTTCACACCCTTCTATTCCATGCTGCGTGCCATCACCACAGAGATGATGTATGTGCTGGTGTTGTGTGTGGTGGTGGGCGCCTTCTTGGCCGTGGCCAAGGGCAAGCTGCCCAGCCTCCTCAAAGGCGGTTTGGTGGGTGCAACGGTGGTGATTTGTGCACTGCTCTTGACCATCGATGCCAAGTTCTGGGGTGTGGTGGTCATGGGTGCTGCCGTCATCATTTTGTTCTTCTTGCCTTGGTTGGATTACAGCCCCGTCAAGTCGATCCGCTACCGCCCTGACTGGCACAAATATGTCTACGCCGTGTTTGTGATCAACTTCCTGATTCTGGGTTACCTGGGCGTGAAGCCGCCCTCGCCCATCGGTGAGCGCGTGTCCCAAGTGGGTACCCTGTTTTACTTTGGCTTCTTCCTGCTGATGCCTTGGTGGAGCAAGCTGGGCACATTCAAACAAGTGCCTGACCGCGTGACCTTCACGCCTCACTGA
- a CDS encoding glutathione S-transferase N-terminal domain-containing protein → MMVLYSGTTCPFSHRCRFVLFEKGMDFEIRDVDLYNKQEDINVMNPYGQVPILVERDLILYESNIINEYIDERFPHPQLMPGDPVDRARVRLFLLNFEKELFTHVLTLENRALKGNDKALEKARSHIRDRLTQLAPVFLKNKFMLGDNFSMLDVAIAPLLWRLDYYGIELSKNAAPLLKYAERIFSRPAYIEALTPSEKVMRK, encoded by the coding sequence ATGATGGTGCTTTATTCCGGAACGACTTGCCCTTTCTCACACCGCTGCCGCTTTGTGCTGTTCGAAAAAGGCATGGACTTCGAGATCCGCGATGTGGACTTGTACAACAAGCAAGAAGACATCAACGTGATGAACCCCTACGGCCAGGTGCCCATTTTGGTCGAGCGTGACCTGATCTTGTACGAGTCGAACATCATCAACGAGTACATCGACGAGCGCTTTCCACACCCGCAATTGATGCCCGGTGACCCCGTAGACCGTGCCCGTGTGCGCTTGTTCCTGCTCAACTTTGAAAAGGAGCTCTTTACCCACGTGTTGACTTTGGAAAACCGCGCCCTCAAAGGCAACGACAAGGCACTCGAAAAAGCACGATCGCACATCCGCGACCGTTTGACCCAGTTGGCCCCGGTGTTCCTGAAAAACAAGTTCATGCTGGGCGACAATTTCTCCATGCTGGACGTGGCTATTGCCCCATTGCTGTGGCGCCTAGACTACTACGGGATTGAGTTGAGCAAAAATGCTGCCCCCTTGCTGAAGTACGCTGAGCGCATTTTTTCCCGTCCTGCCTACATCGAGGCGCTGACACCTTCCGAAAAGGTCATGCGCAAGTAA
- the argJ gene encoding bifunctional glutamate N-acetyltransferase/amino-acid acetyltransferase ArgJ, translating into MPVNLPPLDPAQLQPIAGVRIGIAEAGVRKANRKDLTVFLLDEGASVAGVFTRNRFCAAPVQMCRDHLRAGRAVRALVINTGNANAGTGGPGLAHARQTCEALAGLLQCTPAQVLPFSTGVIMEPLPVDRIVAGLPAALADAQAAHWAKAAEGIMTTDTVPKAASVQVQVGGKTVSITGISKGAGMIRPNMATMLGFVATDACIDPALLPALAKQLADGSFNRITIDGDTSTNDSFMLIATHKAGNTPITSLDSGEGQALLNGLMQVARQLAHAIVRDGEGATKFITVQVEGGRTGEECRQVAYAIAHSPLVKTAFFASDPNLGRILAAVGYAGIEDLDQGLIELHLDDVHVVSQGGRRAEYREEDGQRVMKGSEITVRVGLGRGTASDTVWTCDLSHDYVTINADYRS; encoded by the coding sequence ATGCCTGTGAACCTGCCCCCACTGGACCCCGCCCAACTTCAGCCGATTGCGGGTGTTCGCATCGGCATTGCCGAAGCGGGTGTGCGCAAAGCCAACCGCAAAGACCTCACCGTGTTTTTGTTGGACGAAGGCGCCAGCGTGGCGGGTGTGTTCACACGCAACCGTTTTTGCGCCGCCCCTGTGCAGATGTGCCGTGATCACTTGAGGGCGGGCAGAGCTGTGCGGGCACTGGTCATCAACACGGGCAATGCCAACGCAGGCACAGGTGGCCCTGGCCTAGCCCACGCACGCCAGACTTGCGAGGCGCTGGCGGGCTTGCTGCAATGCACACCCGCTCAGGTGCTGCCGTTTTCGACCGGCGTGATCATGGAGCCGCTGCCCGTGGACCGCATCGTGGCGGGCCTGCCTGCTGCACTGGCAGACGCGCAAGCCGCTCATTGGGCCAAAGCCGCAGAAGGCATCATGACCACCGACACCGTGCCCAAAGCGGCCAGCGTGCAGGTGCAAGTAGGCGGTAAAACGGTCAGCATCACCGGCATCAGCAAGGGCGCGGGCATGATCCGCCCCAATATGGCCACCATGCTCGGCTTTGTGGCCACCGATGCGTGCATCGATCCCGCCTTGCTGCCTGCACTGGCCAAACAATTGGCCGATGGCTCGTTCAACCGCATCACCATCGACGGTGACACCTCGACCAACGACTCTTTCATGCTGATCGCCACGCACAAGGCGGGCAACACACCCATCACCTCGCTGGACAGCGGCGAGGGTCAAGCGCTGCTCAATGGCTTGATGCAAGTGGCCCGCCAGTTGGCGCACGCCATTGTGCGCGATGGCGAAGGCGCCACCAAGTTCATCACCGTGCAGGTCGAAGGCGGCCGCACGGGCGAGGAATGCCGTCAAGTGGCTTATGCCATTGCGCACTCGCCCTTGGTCAAAACCGCTTTTTTTGCCAGCGACCCCAACCTGGGCCGGATTCTGGCAGCCGTGGGTTACGCCGGGATTGAAGACCTGGACCAGGGCCTGATCGAGTTGCACCTGGACGATGTGCATGTGGTCTCGCAAGGCGGCCGCCGCGCCGAGTACCGCGAAGAAGACGGTCAGCGCGTCATGAAGGGCAGCGAAATCACCGTGCGTGTGGGCCTGGGCCGGGGCACCGCCAGCGACACCGTGTGGACCTGCGACCTGAGCCACGATTACGTCACCATCAACGCGGATTACCGTTCATGA
- a CDS encoding DNA gyrase inhibitor YacG translates to MSDPNQSPDFSPRQVRCPACAGTSLYSPQNPYRPFCSARCKGVDLGAWASEEFKLPDDTPPDEPFGDPRLQ, encoded by the coding sequence ATGAGCGACCCGAACCAGTCTCCAGATTTCTCGCCCCGCCAAGTGCGCTGCCCCGCCTGCGCAGGCACCAGCCTTTACAGCCCCCAAAACCCCTACCGCCCGTTTTGCAGCGCCCGCTGCAAAGGTGTGGACTTGGGCGCATGGGCCAGCGAAGAATTCAAACTGCCCGACGACACCCCACCCGACGAGCCCTTTGGCGATCCGCGTTTGCAGTGA
- the secA gene encoding preprotein translocase subunit SecA: MAIPFLTKIFGSRNDRLLKQYRKTVERINALEAGLESLSDDELKAKTQNFRDRAAAGESLDALLPEAFAVVREGSKRVMKMRHFDVQLAGGIALHNGKIAEMRTGEGKTLTSTLPAYLNAIAGKGVHVVTVNDYLASRDATWMGKLYNFLGLTVGINLPQLPREEKQAAYNADITYGTNNEYGFDYLRDNMVYEAHDRVQRPLNYAIVDEVDSILIDEARTPLIISGQAEDHTATYLAMNQVVPLLTRQEGEADPRTGEGIITPGDFTVDEKSHQVFLTEDGHEKAEGVLSQMGLIPEGTSLYDPANITLMHHLNAALRAQHLYHRDQHYVVQDGEIIIVDEFTGRLMTGRRWSDGLHQAVEAKEGVQIQAENQTLASITFQNYFRLYNKIGGMTGTADTEAYEFQEIYGLETVVIPPHRKSQRDDQLDRVYKTSQERYNAAIADIRECHERGQPVLVGTTSIENSELIAQLLTQQKLPHQVLNAKQHAREADIVAQAGRPGMITIATNMAGRGTDIVLGGNIEKDVQAIEADESLSEAARQDKVAQLREQWKVVHEQVKALGGLRIIATERHESRRIDNQLRGRSGRQGDPGSSRFYLSLDDPLMRIFAGDRVRSIMDRLKMPEGEAIEAGIVTRSIESAQRKVEARNFDIRKQLLEYDDVSNDQRKVIYQQRNDILDAQDMHAQITALREGCFTDLVRQFVPVESVEEQWDLPGLEKVLSEEWGMTLDLQGKVQASTAITDEDLLEMVVAAAHAQFQSKLEQVGAENFVSFERMILLQSIDTHWREHLSALDYLRQGIHLRGYAQKQPKQEYKREAFELFGQLLDAVKNEVTKTLMMVRIDSGDQMQQAAQAIEERAEQISNVTYSAPDETGQPQTVAADLAGLQQAFGPVGRNEPCPCGSGKKFKQCHGKLA, from the coding sequence ATGGCCATCCCATTCCTCACCAAGATTTTCGGCAGTCGAAATGACCGCTTGCTCAAGCAATACCGCAAAACCGTCGAGCGCATCAATGCCCTCGAGGCCGGGCTTGAAAGCCTGAGCGACGATGAGCTGAAGGCCAAAACACAAAACTTCCGTGACCGCGCCGCCGCGGGTGAGAGTCTGGATGCGCTGCTGCCTGAGGCGTTTGCTGTGGTGCGCGAGGGCTCTAAGCGTGTCATGAAGATGCGCCACTTTGATGTCCAGCTTGCCGGTGGCATTGCTTTGCACAACGGCAAGATCGCCGAGATGCGCACGGGTGAGGGCAAAACCCTGACCTCTACGCTGCCCGCATACCTCAACGCCATCGCTGGCAAGGGCGTGCATGTGGTCACGGTGAACGACTACCTGGCCAGCCGGGATGCCACATGGATGGGCAAGCTCTACAACTTCCTGGGCCTGACGGTGGGCATCAACTTGCCCCAGTTGCCACGGGAAGAAAAGCAAGCGGCCTACAACGCCGACATCACCTACGGCACGAACAACGAGTACGGTTTTGACTACCTGCGCGACAACATGGTCTATGAGGCCCATGACCGTGTGCAGCGGCCGCTCAACTACGCCATCGTCGACGAAGTGGACTCGATCCTGATCGACGAGGCCCGCACGCCTTTGATCATCAGCGGCCAGGCCGAAGACCACACAGCCACTTACCTGGCCATGAACCAGGTCGTGCCGCTGCTGACACGCCAGGAAGGCGAGGCCGATCCGCGCACCGGAGAGGGCATCATCACACCCGGCGACTTCACGGTGGATGAAAAATCGCACCAGGTCTTCCTGACCGAAGACGGCCATGAAAAAGCCGAAGGCGTGTTGTCACAAATGGGCCTGATCCCGGAAGGCACGAGCCTGTATGACCCGGCCAACATCACGCTGATGCACCACCTGAATGCCGCATTGCGTGCGCAGCACCTGTACCACCGCGACCAGCACTATGTGGTGCAGGACGGCGAGATCATCATCGTGGACGAATTCACAGGCCGTTTGATGACCGGCCGCCGCTGGAGCGATGGTTTGCACCAGGCCGTGGAAGCCAAGGAAGGCGTGCAGATCCAGGCCGAGAACCAGACCCTGGCCTCCATCACTTTCCAGAACTATTTCCGCCTGTACAACAAGATCGGGGGCATGACCGGCACAGCCGACACCGAGGCGTATGAGTTCCAGGAAATCTATGGTCTGGAGACGGTGGTCATTCCGCCGCACCGCAAGAGCCAACGTGACGACCAGCTCGACCGCGTGTACAAGACCTCGCAGGAGCGTTACAACGCTGCGATTGCCGACATCCGCGAATGCCACGAGCGTGGTCAGCCCGTGTTGGTGGGCACCACCTCGATTGAAAACTCGGAGCTGATCGCACAGTTACTCACCCAACAAAAGCTGCCGCACCAGGTGCTCAACGCCAAGCAACATGCCCGCGAGGCGGACATCGTGGCCCAAGCTGGTCGCCCCGGCATGATCACCATCGCCACCAACATGGCCGGTCGCGGGACCGACATCGTGCTGGGCGGCAACATTGAAAAAGATGTGCAGGCCATCGAAGCCGATGAGAGCCTGAGCGAAGCTGCCCGCCAGGACAAAGTGGCCCAGTTGCGCGAGCAATGGAAGGTGGTGCACGAGCAGGTCAAGGCCTTGGGCGGTTTGCGCATCATTGCCACCGAGCGCCACGAGTCGCGCCGCATCGACAACCAGCTGCGTGGCCGTTCGGGCCGTCAGGGTGACCCCGGTTCTTCACGCTTTTACCTGAGCCTGGACGATCCTTTGATGCGCATTTTTGCGGGGGACCGCGTGCGCTCCATCATGGACCGTTTGAAGATGCCCGAAGGTGAGGCCATCGAAGCGGGCATCGTCACGCGCAGCATCGAAAGCGCCCAGCGCAAGGTCGAGGCCCGCAACTTCGACATCCGCAAGCAGCTGCTCGAATACGACGATGTGTCCAATGACCAGCGCAAAGTGATTTACCAGCAGCGCAACGACATCCTGGACGCGCAAGACATGCACGCCCAGATCACCGCGTTGCGCGAAGGCTGCTTCACCGATTTGGTGCGCCAGTTTGTACCGGTCGAATCGGTGGAAGAGCAGTGGGACTTGCCCGGTCTGGAAAAAGTGTTGTCCGAAGAGTGGGGCATGACGCTCGACTTGCAAGGTAAGGTGCAGGCATCGACTGCCATCACCGATGAAGACTTGCTGGAGATGGTGGTGGCTGCAGCCCACGCCCAATTCCAGTCCAAACTCGAGCAGGTGGGCGCCGAGAATTTTGTGTCCTTCGAACGCATGATTTTGTTGCAGAGCATCGACACCCACTGGCGTGAACACCTCAGTGCCTTGGACTATTTGCGCCAAGGCATTCACTTGCGCGGCTACGCACAAAAGCAGCCCAAGCAAGAATACAAGCGCGAAGCCTTTGAATTGTTTGGCCAATTGCTGGACGCCGTCAAAAACGAAGTCACCAAGACCTTGATGATGGTGCGCATCGATTCGGGTGACCAGATGCAGCAGGCTGCGCAAGCCATCGAAGAGCGGGCCGAGCAGATCAGCAATGTGACTTACAGCGCCCCTGACGAAACCGGACAGCCTCAAACCGTGGCAGCCGATCTGGCGGGCTTGCAGCAGGCTTTTGGTCCGGTGGGGCGCAATGAACCTTGCCCCTGCGGGAGTGGCAAGAAGTTCAAGCAATGCCACGGCAAACTCGCCTGA
- a CDS encoding ClpXP protease specificity-enhancing factor, which produces MISNTELPSTRPYLIRALYDWCSENGFTPYVAVKVDNSVQVPREYVQGGEIVLNVSMDATSSLKLGNDFIEFKARFGGKPREIMVPIHRVMAIYARENGQGMAFPVSDEESAPAALSAVDSPALESMDTEDKPETPSPSNPGRPALKRIK; this is translated from the coding sequence ATGATCAGCAACACCGAACTGCCATCCACCAGGCCGTACCTGATTCGCGCCTTGTACGACTGGTGTTCCGAAAACGGTTTCACGCCCTATGTGGCCGTGAAAGTGGACAACTCGGTTCAGGTGCCGCGTGAGTACGTGCAAGGTGGTGAGATCGTGCTCAACGTCAGCATGGATGCCACCAGTTCCTTGAAGCTGGGCAATGACTTCATTGAGTTCAAAGCCCGCTTTGGTGGCAAGCCGCGTGAAATCATGGTGCCCATTCACCGCGTCATGGCGATCTATGCCCGTGAAAACGGTCAGGGTATGGCCTTTCCTGTGAGCGATGAAGAGTCGGCACCTGCGGCTTTGTCGGCGGTGGACAGTCCAGCGCTGGAGAGCATGGACACCGAGGACAAGCCTGAAACGCCCAGCCCGAGCAACCCCGGCCGCCCCGCACTCAAGCGCATCAAGTAA
- a CDS encoding DciA family protein yields MQRRHQAIPLQQAAQESPTFSLLMGRVRESSERLQAIRSLLPAPLRAGIQPGPIEDGAWCLLVSSNAVAAKLRQLLPTLQAHLNSKGLGVASIRIKVQNR; encoded by the coding sequence ATGCAAAGACGCCACCAAGCCATTCCGCTTCAACAAGCCGCCCAGGAGTCGCCCACCTTCTCACTCTTGATGGGACGGGTTCGCGAGTCGTCCGAGCGCCTGCAAGCCATTCGCAGCTTGCTGCCAGCCCCCTTGCGAGCGGGCATCCAGCCTGGCCCTATTGAAGATGGCGCTTGGTGTTTGCTGGTGAGCTCCAATGCCGTGGCCGCCAAACTCAGGCAATTGCTGCCTACCCTGCAAGCCCACCTCAACAGCAAAGGCTTGGGCGTGGCCTCTATCCGCATCAAGGTGCAAAACCGCTGA
- a CDS encoding cytochrome c1 has translation MKNLKKLALGLVMALGLVAGAHAAGGGIAWDKAPKKTNDLAALQNGAKLFANYCLNCHSAAFMRYNRLKDIGLTDQQIKDNLMFATDRVGDTMKAAIDPLQAKEWFGKNPPDLTLMARSRSGPGGTGADYLYTYLRTYYRDETKPTGWNNLAMPNVGMPNPLWELQGEREPVYTEKEDHGHKVQIFSGWKQVKPGTMTPLQYDQAIGDLVGYMQWMAEPAQNTRVRIGVWVLIFLSVFTFIAWRLNAAYWKDVK, from the coding sequence ATGAAAAACCTCAAGAAACTCGCATTGGGCTTGGTGATGGCACTGGGCCTGGTAGCCGGTGCCCACGCTGCAGGCGGTGGTATTGCCTGGGACAAAGCACCCAAGAAAACCAATGATTTGGCAGCCCTGCAAAACGGTGCCAAGCTCTTTGCCAATTACTGTCTCAATTGCCACTCGGCTGCTTTCATGCGTTACAACCGCCTGAAAGACATCGGTTTGACCGACCAGCAAATCAAAGACAACCTGATGTTCGCCACCGACCGTGTAGGCGACACCATGAAGGCCGCGATTGATCCTCTGCAGGCCAAGGAGTGGTTCGGCAAAAACCCACCTGACCTGACCTTGATGGCGCGTTCGCGTTCGGGCCCCGGTGGTACAGGCGCGGATTACCTCTACACCTACCTGCGCACCTACTACCGCGATGAGACCAAGCCTACGGGCTGGAACAACTTGGCCATGCCCAACGTCGGTATGCCCAACCCGCTGTGGGAATTGCAAGGCGAGCGTGAGCCTGTTTACACAGAAAAAGAAGATCATGGTCACAAAGTCCAAATCTTCTCGGGCTGGAAGCAAGTCAAACCCGGCACGATGACACCCCTGCAATACGACCAAGCCATCGGTGACTTGGTGGGTTACATGCAGTGGATGGCGGAGCCCGCCCAAAACACCCGTGTGCGCATCGGTGTCTGGGTGCTGATTTTCTTGTCCGTCTTCACTTTCATTGCCTGGCGTCTGAATGCCGCGTATTGGAAAGACGTCAAGTAA
- the zapD gene encoding cell division protein ZapD has product MILYEYPFNERIRTYLRLQQLFSRLEQLIGRDQAVDHHFALTTLFEILEVGARSELKSEVLKDLERQKQIYSAYRGNPAISEKALDGLIAQLDHLFEALNQVSGKMGQSLSEHDFLTTLKSRMAIPGGTCEFDLPAYHAWQHQDAASRAQDLAQWTLPLAPWAQAIAQLLQMLRESGSGQKVMATAGQLQQNLPQGRTFQLLRLKIDPVLGITPEISCNRLLVVIRMMRQHSDGKLVATTDDVPFEMTLCA; this is encoded by the coding sequence GTGATACTGTACGAATACCCATTTAACGAACGCATTCGCACCTATTTGCGACTGCAACAGCTGTTTTCACGCCTGGAGCAACTGATCGGGCGTGATCAGGCCGTGGACCACCATTTCGCCCTGACCACCTTGTTTGAAATCTTGGAGGTGGGAGCCCGCTCCGAACTCAAGTCTGAAGTGCTCAAAGACCTGGAGCGACAAAAACAAATCTACAGTGCTTACCGCGGCAACCCGGCCATTTCTGAAAAAGCGCTGGACGGCCTGATTGCGCAACTCGACCATCTCTTTGAAGCCCTCAATCAGGTCTCTGGAAAAATGGGCCAAAGCCTGTCCGAGCACGATTTCCTGACGACCCTCAAAAGTCGCATGGCCATTCCTGGTGGCACCTGTGAATTTGACCTGCCTGCGTACCACGCTTGGCAACACCAGGATGCGGCCAGTCGCGCCCAAGATTTGGCCCAGTGGACCCTGCCCTTGGCCCCTTGGGCACAAGCCATTGCACAGTTGCTTCAAATGCTGCGCGAATCAGGCTCTGGACAAAAAGTCATGGCCACAGCCGGTCAGCTTCAGCAAAACCTGCCCCAAGGGCGAACCTTTCAGCTGCTGCGACTCAAAATCGACCCGGTTTTGGGCATCACCCCCGAGATCAGCTGCAACCGTTTGCTGGTGGTGATCCGCATGATGCGCCAGCACAGCGATGGCAAGTTGGTGGCCACCACCGATGACGTGCCTTTCGAGATGACTTTGTGCGCATGA
- a CDS encoding NUDIX domain-containing protein, with amino-acid sequence MSAGLLVADGEREREDLSAGQAERSVVDVAVGVLLQADGHFLLTSRPEGKVYAGYWEFPGGKLEAGESVEQALRRELQEELGITIGAAQIWKTQMVDYPHALVRLHFCKVWDWQGELQMREAQSHAWQSLPVAVTPVLPGTIPVLTWLAQERQFTDATHA; translated from the coding sequence ATGAGCGCAGGCCTGTTGGTCGCCGATGGCGAACGCGAGCGCGAAGACCTGAGCGCAGGCCAGGCCGAGCGTTCCGTGGTCGATGTGGCCGTGGGCGTGTTACTGCAAGCCGATGGCCATTTTTTGTTGACCTCGCGCCCCGAAGGCAAGGTCTATGCGGGCTACTGGGAATTTCCCGGCGGCAAACTCGAAGCGGGTGAGTCGGTCGAGCAAGCCCTGCGCCGCGAGCTGCAAGAAGAGCTGGGCATCACCATCGGGGCCGCGCAGATCTGGAAAACCCAGATGGTCGATTACCCACACGCTTTGGTGCGGCTGCATTTCTGCAAAGTGTGGGATTGGCAGGGCGAGTTGCAAATGCGCGAAGCGCAATCACACGCCTGGCAGTCGTTGCCGGTGGCCGTGACGCCGGTGCTGCCGGGCACCATTCCAGTCCTGACTTGGCTGGCCCAAGAGCGTCAGTTCACAGACGCCACACACGCTTGA